Proteins encoded in a region of the Streptomyces violaceoruber genome:
- a CDS encoding antibiotic biosynthesis monooxygenase family protein produces MTDSLNSKTHTADPVVLIKTYTVPSEEADYFTEAYQENARIMSTQPGFIRSRLHRPLADAPETRFVHVAEWSSGTELDRATGNQEWHAALKRLFDDPELHITSEPASYRVVVEFRPS; encoded by the coding sequence ATGACCGACTCACTGAACTCGAAGACGCACACCGCCGATCCGGTCGTCCTCATCAAGACCTACACCGTGCCGTCGGAGGAGGCCGACTACTTCACCGAGGCGTACCAGGAGAACGCCCGGATCATGTCGACGCAGCCCGGATTCATCCGCTCCCGGCTGCACCGCCCCCTGGCCGACGCCCCGGAGACGCGGTTCGTTCATGTCGCCGAGTGGTCCTCGGGCACCGAACTCGACCGGGCCACGGGCAATCAGGAGTGGCACGCCGCTCTCAAGCGCCTGTTCGACGACCCGGAACTCCACATCACGTCGGAGCCGGCGAGCTATCGCGTCGTCGTCGAGTTCCGTCCTTCCTGA
- a CDS encoding ABC transporter ATP-binding protein, producing MRRPRRPVTTSVEVSALTVRYGGVKAVDDFTLSHSSGGVIGLIGPNGAGKTTLLNALSGVTPPTSGTIRVNGRDLTGAGPVRTARLGVTRTFQNLQIFGSLTVLQNVMLPRTARSVHLSLGHVLGLAGSRKRVEAERRTAGELLDRVGLGPYAHLPAESLAYGLQRRVEIARALAGDPALLLLDEPLAGLARAESAGLTALFTDIAAEGVTVLMVEHDVAGVFAVSDRVLVLDHGRLLADGTSEQIAADPVVRAAYLGEET from the coding sequence ATGCGCCGCCCGAGGCGGCCGGTGACCACGTCGGTCGAGGTGTCCGCACTCACGGTGCGCTACGGCGGGGTGAAGGCCGTGGACGACTTCACCCTCTCCCACTCCAGCGGTGGCGTGATCGGGCTGATCGGCCCCAACGGTGCAGGAAAGACAACCTTGTTGAACGCTCTCTCCGGGGTGACACCTCCGACATCCGGAACCATTCGCGTGAACGGCCGCGATCTGACCGGAGCCGGCCCCGTGCGCACCGCCCGCCTGGGGGTGACCAGGACCTTCCAGAACCTTCAGATCTTCGGCTCGCTGACCGTGCTGCAGAACGTCATGCTGCCGCGCACCGCTCGAAGTGTGCACCTCTCCCTGGGCCACGTCCTGGGTCTGGCCGGCTCCAGGAAGCGGGTCGAGGCCGAGCGCCGCACGGCCGGTGAGCTGCTGGACAGGGTAGGGCTCGGGCCCTACGCACACCTCCCCGCGGAGAGCCTGGCCTACGGACTCCAGCGCCGGGTGGAGATCGCGAGGGCGCTGGCGGGAGACCCCGCACTGCTGCTCCTGGACGAACCTCTCGCAGGCCTCGCGCGCGCGGAAAGCGCCGGTCTGACGGCACTGTTCACGGACATCGCGGCGGAAGGTGTGACCGTACTGATGGTCGAGCACGATGTCGCCGGTGTCTTCGCGGTGTCGGACCGGGTGCTGGTCCTGGACCATGGCCGGCTGCTGGCGGACGGCACATCCGAGCAGATCGCGGCCGACCCCGTGGTGCGCGCCGCATACCTGGGTGAGGAGACGTGA
- a CDS encoding ABC transporter ATP-binding protein, translating to MSELLRATGLVSGYGRIEALHGVDVSVDAGQAVTVIGPNGAGKSTLLRTLAGLSRPWRGTVEFDGTDVTRWPAEQRARAGLVLVPEGRHVFAGLTVEENLRLGGYAADRAAAGLDAVYDLFPALVARRRQPAGTLSGGEQQMVAIGRGLMSRPRLLLLDEPSLGLAPQAVRLVTDALVELAVRGTTLVLVEQSASVAFRVAQRGHLMERGELVASGPVGRLSEDPRVVRAYLGGPVG from the coding sequence GTGAGCGAACTGCTGCGGGCCACCGGGCTGGTGTCCGGATACGGCCGGATCGAGGCCCTGCACGGAGTGGACGTCTCGGTGGATGCCGGGCAGGCCGTGACCGTGATCGGACCCAACGGTGCCGGAAAGTCCACGCTGTTGCGCACCCTGGCGGGCCTGTCCCGTCCCTGGCGGGGGACCGTCGAGTTCGACGGCACGGACGTCACCCGTTGGCCGGCGGAGCAGCGGGCGCGAGCGGGGCTGGTGCTCGTTCCCGAGGGCCGTCACGTGTTCGCCGGGCTCACCGTCGAGGAGAACCTGCGGCTGGGCGGCTACGCGGCGGACCGGGCCGCGGCCGGACTGGACGCGGTCTACGACCTCTTCCCGGCACTCGTCGCCCGCCGACGGCAGCCCGCGGGCACTCTGTCGGGCGGCGAGCAGCAGATGGTGGCCATCGGCCGAGGCCTGATGAGCCGACCGAGACTGCTGCTGCTGGACGAGCCGTCGCTGGGGCTCGCCCCGCAGGCGGTCCGGCTGGTGACCGACGCACTGGTGGAACTGGCCGTGCGTGGCACGACGCTGGTCCTGGTCGAGCAGAGCGCGAGCGTCGCCTTCCGGGTGGCACAGCGCGGACACCTCATGGAGCGGGGAGAACTCGTGGCATCGGGACCCGTCGGCCGACTGAGCGAGGACCCCAGGGTCGTCCGGGCCTACTTGGGAGGGCCCGTCGGATGA